Proteins encoded within one genomic window of Sulfurovum sp. XGS-02:
- a CDS encoding DNA-processing protein DprA — MSQILTQHIPALEGMKKYPSSLFYKGNLELLQRPKVSIVGTRRPSNYTRQCTYTLANALAKRGVCVVSGAAMGVDTIAHAGAGEENTIAVVANGLDIRYPAVNQSLIAGIETKGLVLSQFNDGFRATGWSFVVRNELVVALGDILIVTEADLNSGSMRSVEYALKMGKEIFVLPQRLDESLGTNQLLQTKNAIAIHDIETFASMFGKVADDGLEKDDFFYFCQKSPTFEESLKEFGDRVYEAEFEGIITIQNGIVRLS, encoded by the coding sequence ATGAGTCAGATACTCACCCAACATATTCCTGCTTTGGAGGGCATGAAGAAGTATCCCTCTTCACTTTTTTACAAGGGGAATCTGGAACTGCTGCAGCGACCCAAAGTCTCTATAGTGGGAACAAGACGACCCTCAAACTACACACGACAGTGCACCTATACACTTGCCAATGCTTTAGCCAAACGAGGGGTTTGTGTGGTCAGTGGTGCAGCGATGGGTGTTGATACAATTGCTCACGCTGGAGCAGGAGAAGAGAATACCATCGCAGTGGTAGCCAACGGATTGGATATACGCTACCCTGCGGTTAATCAAAGTCTTATAGCGGGTATAGAGACCAAGGGACTTGTGCTTAGCCAGTTCAATGACGGGTTCAGAGCCACAGGGTGGAGCTTTGTGGTACGAAATGAGCTGGTCGTTGCACTCGGGGATATTCTGATCGTTACAGAGGCTGATCTCAATAGCGGTTCGATGCGTTCGGTTGAGTATGCGTTAAAGATGGGCAAAGAGATCTTTGTACTTCCGCAAAGACTTGACGAAAGTCTGGGTACGAATCAGTTGCTACAGACAAAGAATGCGATAGCCATACATGATATAGAGACATTTGCATCTATGTTTGGAAAGGTTGCGGATGATGGGCTGGAAAAAGATGATTTTTTTTATTTTTGCCAAAAGTCACCAACGTTCGAAGAGAGTCTTAAAGAATTTGGAGACAGGGTCTATGAAGCAGAGTTTGAGGGGATCATTACGATACAAAATGGTATCGTAAGACTCTCTTAG
- the queA gene encoding tRNA preQ1(34) S-adenosylmethionine ribosyltransferase-isomerase QueA — protein MNEELLTKNYDYELPEGFIATTPVHPRDHAKLLVYNRKTDTVTHTTFKHLLNFLPEECDVFLNDTRVIKARIFGQKKALNNQGGGKVELLFNKPLDAHHYLVLIRGKVKVGTELLFDDELVATVTGLNDDGSRIVTFTHHGKEIRFEELVLVLDAIGHIPLPPYMQREDSKEDESDYQTLFAKNAGAVAAPTASLHFTPELFSALEARHKTHTVTLHVGAGTFKPVEAEEILDHPMHSEYFEIPESSAKVLDSDTPVLAIGTTVTRTIEYYARTKKTHGECDLFLNPSNPPQRVTYLLTNFHLPKSTLIMLVSSFIGRKKTLDLYKEAIEKKYRFFSYGDAMLIL, from the coding sequence ATGAATGAAGAACTTCTAACAAAAAACTATGACTATGAACTCCCCGAAGGGTTCATAGCTACGACACCCGTGCACCCCAGAGACCATGCAAAACTGCTCGTCTATAATAGAAAAACCGATACAGTCACCCACACTACGTTTAAACATTTACTGAATTTTCTGCCTGAGGAGTGTGATGTATTTCTCAATGATACGCGTGTCATTAAAGCACGTATTTTTGGTCAGAAAAAAGCTCTCAACAATCAGGGTGGAGGTAAAGTAGAGCTTCTTTTTAATAAACCTCTTGATGCACACCACTATCTTGTACTCATCCGAGGTAAGGTGAAAGTAGGCACTGAACTACTGTTTGATGATGAACTTGTGGCTACGGTGACCGGGTTGAATGATGACGGTTCACGTATCGTGACATTTACGCATCATGGCAAAGAGATACGTTTTGAAGAGTTGGTGCTTGTGCTTGATGCTATAGGACACATTCCTTTGCCGCCTTATATGCAAAGAGAAGACAGTAAGGAAGATGAGTCAGACTATCAAACACTCTTTGCCAAAAATGCCGGTGCCGTTGCTGCCCCTACAGCTTCATTGCATTTTACCCCTGAACTTTTCTCGGCATTGGAGGCGAGACATAAAACACATACAGTGACACTCCATGTGGGTGCAGGGACCTTTAAGCCCGTCGAGGCTGAAGAGATACTCGACCACCCGATGCACTCTGAATATTTTGAAATCCCTGAAAGCTCTGCAAAAGTGCTTGACAGTGATACCCCTGTTTTGGCCATAGGTACAACAGTAACTAGAACGATCGAGTATTATGCACGTACGAAAAAAACGCACGGGGAGTGTGACCTCTTCTTAAATCCTTCCAACCCGCCTCAAAGAGTCACCTATCTACTCACCAATTTTCATTTACCTAAAAGCACACTTATCATGCTTGTCTCTTCTTTTATTGGAAGAAAAAAAACGTTAGACTTATATAAAGAGGCCATAGAGAAAAAGTACAGATTTTTCTCCTATGGGGACGCAATGTTAATACTTTAG
- a CDS encoding C40 family peptidase has protein sequence MKVRGEYILLFISTLFLLNGCAQKKPYSYPNYDIIKPEKTCSPNRNNIQELLYSYLGKPYVWAEEGPYAFDCSGLTYNIYGSMGIDIPRVAREQAKMGKKVAFQNLHYGDLIFFGPPNKRSKRINHVGIYLGDGWFAHASSKERKVTVSHFEKEPIYVKRMKVCKRYLSEDERAKYMNCDVPLQKMEITTSRYTTPWQPGMKLPKKAVPS, from the coding sequence GTGAAAGTGAGAGGGGAATATATTTTATTGTTCATTTCAACCCTGTTTCTTTTGAACGGGTGTGCACAGAAGAAGCCCTACAGCTATCCCAATTATGACATCATCAAACCTGAAAAAACCTGTAGTCCCAACAGAAATAACATTCAAGAACTACTCTACTCTTATCTTGGGAAACCTTACGTCTGGGCAGAAGAAGGCCCATATGCCTTTGATTGTTCAGGGCTTACCTATAATATTTACGGTTCCATGGGGATAGATATCCCCCGTGTAGCCAGAGAACAGGCAAAAATGGGGAAAAAAGTGGCCTTTCAAAACCTCCATTACGGTGATCTTATCTTCTTTGGTCCGCCTAACAAAAGAAGTAAAAGGATCAACCATGTAGGTATCTATCTTGGGGATGGATGGTTCGCGCATGCCAGCAGCAAAGAGAGAAAGGTGACTGTCAGTCACTTTGAGAAAGAACCCATCTACGTCAAACGTATGAAAGTATGTAAACGCTATTTGAGTGAAGATGAACGTGCAAAATATATGAATTGCGATGTCCCCTTACAAAAGATGGAAATTACGACTTCACGCTATACGACACCCTGGCAACCGGGTATGAAACTACCTAAAAAAGCTGTGCCGAGCTAA
- the ruvX gene encoding Holliday junction resolvase RuvX, with translation MKLASIDVGLKRIGVAICLDGSIVIPQNAILRKNRNQAARDVKTFLEEWEIEKLIVGLPKDAQSSEEMERRIKHFVSLLDLDIEVAYQDEQSSSVEAKELTMGQFRHKKDGKLDSIAAKIILERWLGK, from the coding sequence ATGAAATTAGCCAGTATAGATGTAGGACTTAAACGTATAGGTGTGGCGATATGCCTTGATGGGAGTATCGTCATACCTCAAAATGCCATCCTGCGTAAAAACCGTAATCAAGCTGCAAGGGATGTCAAAACTTTTTTAGAAGAGTGGGAGATAGAAAAACTCATCGTAGGTCTGCCAAAAGATGCCCAAAGTTCTGAAGAGATGGAGAGACGTATCAAACATTTTGTTTCACTGCTTGATCTGGATATAGAGGTCGCCTATCAGGATGAACAGAGTTCAAGCGTTGAAGCCAAAGAACTGACAATGGGCCAGTTCAGGCACAAAAAAGATGGGAAGCTCGATTCGATTGCTGCAAAGATCATCTTGGAACGATGGCTTGGGAAATAG
- a CDS encoding TlpA disulfide reductase family protein yields the protein MKKLFTISLLLLSLFTYAHAAEDKRYLAEMTMTDIMGKTYDVSGTEQGLNIKGLEGKVIFLEFFGHKCPPCLASIPHLIKLQEKYKETLAIVSIEVQGYTHEEVKAFAKEKGMNYIVVSEEKAPELVNYIQQRAQWRGSIPFLVAMDTKGDVQFVQAGMLPEASLEELISQLSKTAK from the coding sequence ATGAAAAAATTATTCACCATATCCCTTCTGCTCTTGTCACTCTTCACCTATGCACACGCAGCTGAAGATAAAAGGTATTTAGCAGAAATGACCATGACTGACATCATGGGGAAAACTTATGATGTCTCAGGTACAGAGCAGGGTCTGAACATTAAGGGCCTTGAAGGGAAAGTCATATTTTTAGAATTTTTCGGACATAAATGTCCCCCTTGCCTCGCTTCCATTCCACATTTAATCAAGCTTCAAGAAAAATATAAAGAGACATTGGCCATTGTCTCTATCGAAGTACAAGGCTATACCCATGAAGAGGTCAAAGCCTTTGCAAAAGAGAAAGGGATGAACTACATTGTGGTCTCCGAAGAGAAAGCACCTGAATTGGTAAACTATATTCAGCAAAGAGCACAATGGAGAGGGAGTATTCCTTTCCTGGTAGCCATGGACACGAAAGGTGATGTACAGTTTGTACAAGCAGGTATGCTTCCAGAAGCGTCACTCGAAGAACTCATCTCTCAACTCTCCAAAACAGCCAAATAA
- a CDS encoding divergent polysaccharide deacetylase family protein, giving the protein MANQPKKTTTKSSSRKKSVQKRRRKKSTKGSTLKKSLFIVLGVFLMIAMVVFGYFLGQLDLADGQKRTTQTYKRDTRDSTNKFLEELSKIKTKKPREKQEIVVQKAPKREKNSSVKPLLQKEANEEEVVTKDEMPKRMITHNVLSSEITQKPKLVIIIDDVSTRDQIKRIQATGIKLTPSIFPPSERSSTSHRLAEGLEHYMIHLPMESGTAQFNTQAKTLITTFSKAEIDARVNELRALFPTARYINNHTGSVFTDNYAAMRRLYSALRKEGFLFVDSRTTASTKVPMIAEEFGDAYVARDVFIDNQQSVPYIHKQLQRAVKKAKKKGYAIAIGHPHKITMKALSSAAAIFKGIEVVYMDEVYR; this is encoded by the coding sequence ATGGCAAATCAACCCAAAAAAACAACTACGAAATCTTCTTCCAGAAAAAAATCGGTACAAAAGCGAAGACGCAAGAAAAGTACAAAGGGTTCTACTTTAAAAAAAAGTCTTTTTATCGTTCTAGGTGTTTTTTTGATGATAGCTATGGTGGTTTTTGGATATTTCTTGGGACAACTTGATCTGGCAGATGGTCAAAAGAGGACAACACAAACCTACAAGAGAGATACACGGGACAGTACAAATAAGTTTTTAGAGGAACTGTCGAAGATCAAAACAAAAAAACCTCGTGAAAAACAGGAGATCGTTGTTCAAAAGGCACCAAAGAGAGAAAAAAACAGTTCTGTCAAACCTCTATTGCAAAAAGAAGCGAATGAGGAGGAGGTGGTTACAAAAGATGAGATGCCAAAACGTATGATCACTCACAATGTACTATCTTCAGAGATCACGCAAAAGCCAAAACTCGTGATCATTATAGATGATGTCTCTACAAGAGATCAGATCAAACGTATACAGGCTACAGGCATCAAACTTACCCCATCCATATTCCCTCCATCAGAGCGTTCCAGCACTTCACATAGATTAGCAGAAGGTTTAGAACATTATATGATCCACCTACCGATGGAGTCTGGCACTGCACAATTTAACACACAGGCTAAAACACTCATCACGACTTTCAGTAAAGCAGAGATAGATGCCAGAGTGAATGAGCTGAGAGCTCTTTTCCCGACGGCACGTTATATCAACAACCATACAGGTTCTGTGTTCACTGACAATTATGCTGCGATGCGGAGACTTTATAGCGCGCTTAGGAAAGAAGGTTTTCTCTTTGTGGACAGCCGAACGACCGCTTCTACCAAAGTACCCATGATAGCAGAAGAATTCGGTGACGCTTATGTGGCGAGGGATGTGTTTATAGACAATCAACAAAGTGTGCCGTATATTCATAAACAGCTTCAAAGGGCAGTGAAAAAGGCGAAGAAAAAAGGGTATGCCATCGCTATAGGGCATCCGCATAAAATAACCATGAAAGCACTTTCAAGTGCAGCAGCTATTTTTAAAGGGATAGAAGTGGTGTATATGGATGAAGTTTACCGATAA
- the tatB gene encoding Sec-independent protein translocase protein TatB, with amino-acid sequence MFGIGFTELLLISIVAILFLGPDKLPQAMIEVAKFIKGVKKTVSEAKSSLEEEMKIADLKEEALNYKKQLDEATNELRNFKNIDFDEFEEEISTESPKTITKESHENEPKTKEASKEDDKVATQVEAKNDTVTFTKPKKQKKKEATDETTDKPEGDA; translated from the coding sequence ATGTTTGGTATCGGCTTTACTGAGTTACTTCTTATTTCTATTGTTGCTATACTCTTTTTGGGGCCGGATAAACTACCTCAAGCGATGATAGAGGTCGCGAAATTTATCAAAGGTGTAAAAAAGACTGTAAGTGAGGCAAAAAGTTCTCTTGAAGAAGAGATGAAGATCGCAGACCTTAAAGAAGAAGCACTCAATTATAAGAAACAACTGGATGAAGCAACGAACGAACTGAGAAATTTTAAAAACATAGATTTTGATGAGTTTGAGGAGGAGATCTCAACCGAGTCTCCTAAAACGATCACAAAAGAGTCTCATGAAAATGAGCCTAAGACAAAAGAAGCATCGAAAGAAGACGATAAAGTTGCCACTCAGGTTGAGGCGAAAAATGACACGGTAACATTTACAAAGCCCAAAAAACAAAAGAAAAAAGAAGCGACGGATGAAACAACAGACAAACCTGAAGGTGATGCATAA
- the tatC gene encoding twin-arginine translocase subunit TatC, with the protein MFSELRPHLVELRKRLGLSVLSVFIAFIIAFFFHEAILAWITAPLNEALDQVAHLSKKAAEGMVTTHQVGGAFFVALKVSFFAGLLGALPFILYQIWLFVAPGLYSNEKKMILPFVIGGSIMFFVGVLFAYYVVTPFGFQFLITFGSFLYTPLINIEDYVGFFTKIMMGFGIAFELPVFAYFLALLGLVTDKTLKDFFKYAVLIIFVVAALLTPPDVLTQLLMAAPLVLLYGLSILIVRVVNPHIEDEDEEADEDEETAQSTL; encoded by the coding sequence ATGTTTAGTGAACTCAGACCCCACCTTGTTGAACTACGAAAAAGACTCGGACTCTCTGTACTCTCGGTATTTATTGCCTTTATCATTGCATTTTTCTTTCATGAAGCGATATTGGCATGGATCACAGCACCTTTGAATGAAGCTCTAGACCAAGTCGCACACCTTTCAAAAAAGGCTGCTGAGGGTATGGTAACGACCCACCAGGTCGGTGGTGCATTTTTTGTCGCACTGAAAGTTTCATTTTTTGCAGGACTATTGGGGGCACTGCCGTTCATACTCTATCAGATCTGGCTTTTTGTTGCACCCGGGCTGTACAGTAATGAAAAAAAGATGATCCTCCCGTTTGTGATAGGCGGCTCCATTATGTTCTTTGTAGGTGTACTGTTTGCCTACTATGTCGTGACACCGTTTGGATTTCAGTTCCTCATTACCTTTGGTTCTTTTCTCTATACACCGCTGATCAATATTGAAGACTATGTCGGCTTTTTTACAAAGATCATGATGGGATTCGGTATCGCATTTGAACTGCCGGTATTTGCCTATTTCTTAGCCCTTCTCGGACTTGTTACAGATAAAACACTCAAAGACTTTTTCAAATATGCCGTACTGATCATCTTTGTCGTGGCAGCACTGCTTACACCGCCGGATGTACTGACACAGCTTCTTATGGCTGCACCGCTTGTTCTACTCTATGGTCTCTCTATTCTTATCGTACGTGTGGTCAACCCGCACATTGAAGATGAGGATGAAGAGGCTGATGAAGATGAAGAAACCGCCCAAAGCACGCTATAA
- a CDS encoding response regulator, with protein sequence MHLNKISMVIVGFSSISHAQIDQGVGSEVFWLWIALFTLGIVGIAILFVTSYQTQKLKQFYKSMFEKQLEMERNQNLLLANMSENVHNIAKETLEESQQLSKTSTNKDTVLGNTESRLLDVTHDLLDFLRLKSKQVEIVNEAFNINNVLNEVSGSICSQFLGSKAELIFDIHKNVPRHLVGDSLHLGQTLKSILEYLMGQVDLDEVKLEVSMFDSFEEAVELQFQFTDKAKGIDPKTLENLFIPYYDVDTGKYVGLGLFVANALVDMMKGKLTVESIEEKGSTFTLTLPFDIVNKSDQRRYRLPEKTLIEKKVFIVDSNYNSALAVKRMFTYFRHEVTVLSKKEFMKTMPNLTSFDIVILEEGLFDIRLIEYLNSIKMDKELKVIALHSLLVSNQNKIEDEVIDAHLFKPLNQERVFEMIVNMYDIKVPDYEDEEKSEVKQALTYRKDMIETKGVTQHSFKAFSGKNILLVEDNLINQKVLLNLLHLSEMNISVANNGKEAVDIVQKSEVPFDLVLMDINMPIMDGFVATQKIRLESQYDAMPIVAFTALVLESEIDKMFNCGINAFLAKPLNIGKLYTVFSTYLGDEDAEKKEVELKETLSYQGINIHEGITHANNSETLYREILKEFTTAYGTSDEIFTKLIKEHRYEQVKMLCIDMRGLTGAIGAEEMHALINDILHQILYKKYDLLASYDEKYKSGIQTLNRSIEQYIAAA encoded by the coding sequence ATGCATTTGAACAAAATAAGTATGGTCATTGTAGGCTTCAGTAGTATAAGTCATGCACAGATAGACCAAGGTGTAGGATCGGAAGTTTTCTGGCTATGGATCGCTCTCTTCACTTTGGGGATAGTAGGTATAGCTATATTATTTGTTACATCTTATCAAACACAGAAGTTGAAACAGTTTTACAAGTCCATGTTCGAAAAACAGTTAGAGATGGAAAGAAATCAAAATCTCTTACTTGCCAATATGAGTGAAAATGTTCACAATATTGCGAAAGAGACACTCGAAGAAAGCCAACAACTCTCAAAAACATCCACAAACAAAGATACAGTTTTAGGAAACACTGAAAGCAGACTTTTAGATGTTACCCATGATCTTCTGGATTTTCTCAGGTTAAAATCAAAACAGGTTGAGATAGTCAATGAAGCGTTTAATATCAATAACGTATTGAACGAAGTGTCAGGATCTATATGTTCACAATTTTTGGGCAGCAAGGCCGAACTTATTTTTGATATACATAAAAATGTTCCACGACACTTGGTGGGAGACTCCCTGCATTTAGGACAAACACTCAAAAGTATACTTGAATACCTGATGGGGCAAGTGGATCTGGATGAAGTGAAACTGGAAGTTTCTATGTTTGATTCATTTGAAGAAGCAGTGGAACTACAGTTCCAATTTACCGATAAAGCCAAAGGGATCGATCCTAAAACATTAGAAAATCTATTTATACCTTATTATGATGTCGATACGGGTAAATACGTAGGTTTAGGTCTTTTTGTCGCCAATGCATTGGTGGATATGATGAAGGGGAAACTGACAGTAGAGAGTATAGAAGAGAAAGGGAGTACCTTTACGCTGACTCTGCCTTTTGACATAGTGAACAAGTCAGATCAGCGAAGATACCGCCTGCCTGAGAAAACATTGATAGAGAAAAAGGTATTTATTGTTGACAGTAATTACAATTCGGCGCTGGCTGTCAAAAGAATGTTCACCTATTTCAGACATGAGGTGACGGTGCTTTCTAAAAAAGAATTCATGAAAACCATGCCCAACCTCACCTCTTTTGATATCGTTATTTTGGAGGAAGGTCTCTTCGATATCAGGTTAATCGAGTACCTCAATAGCATCAAGATGGATAAAGAACTGAAAGTGATTGCGCTTCACTCATTGCTTGTATCAAATCAAAATAAAATTGAGGATGAGGTGATCGATGCACACCTCTTTAAACCACTCAATCAAGAGCGTGTTTTTGAGATGATCGTCAATATGTATGATATTAAAGTACCTGACTATGAAGATGAAGAGAAGAGTGAAGTAAAACAGGCACTAACCTACAGAAAAGATATGATAGAGACAAAAGGTGTCACCCAACACTCTTTTAAAGCTTTTTCCGGGAAAAATATTCTGCTGGTAGAAGACAACCTCATTAACCAGAAAGTACTGCTTAATTTGTTACATCTTTCTGAAATGAATATCAGTGTTGCAAACAACGGAAAAGAAGCGGTTGATATCGTGCAGAAGAGCGAGGTCCCATTTGACCTGGTGCTGATGGATATCAATATGCCGATCATGGATGGTTTTGTAGCAACTCAAAAGATTCGTCTTGAGAGTCAGTATGATGCGATGCCTATCGTTGCCTTTACAGCATTGGTCTTGGAAAGCGAAATAGACAAGATGTTCAACTGCGGTATCAATGCATTTTTGGCAAAACCGCTTAATATAGGTAAACTTTATACGGTATTCTCTACCTATCTTGGTGATGAAGACGCTGAGAAGAAGGAAGTTGAGCTCAAAGAGACGCTTAGTTATCAAGGGATCAATATTCATGAGGGTATCACCCATGCCAATAACAGTGAAACCCTCTACCGTGAAATACTAAAAGAGTTCACGACAGCCTATGGTACCAGCGATGAGATCTTCACCAAATTGATCAAAGAACACCGATATGAACAGGTAAAGATGTTATGTATAGATATGAGAGGATTGACAGGCGCTATCGGTGCAGAGGAGATGCATGCTTTGATCAATGATATACTGCATCAGATCCTCTACAAGAAGTATGATCTACTTGCCAGTTATGATGAGAAGTATAAATCTGGGATACAGACATTAAATCGTTCTATTGAGCAGTATATTGCAGCCGCATGA
- a CDS encoding glycoside hydrolase family 3 protein, with the protein MIKKFLWLGLFFFTYTWAQELSLEKRIGQMLMVGFHGTHASKESQICKDIEAYNLGAVILFDYNPVDKNKPKNIATKEQLATLTKELQACSRDGKLLIAVDQEGGKVQRLKSKYGFYGRFPKASDVIKMDQNKIKETYIKMSEELSSVGINYDLAPVVDLDINRKNHVIHGLGRSFGKDPKVVAAYASAFINAMHSNGVLTSIKHFPGHGSSVGDTHKGFVDVTNLWQETELEPYRLLKEKADTVMVAHVFNQKIDEIYPASLSYKTITKLLRWKLGYHGVVITDDLQMGAISQKYGLKNTLKLAINAGDDILLIGNQLDPKKTVSTKTLVETIKSLVQSGEVTEEHINKAYKRIQGLKKRL; encoded by the coding sequence ATGATAAAAAAATTTTTATGGCTGGGTCTGTTTTTCTTTACGTATACATGGGCACAAGAGTTGTCTCTTGAAAAAAGAATAGGCCAAATGCTTATGGTCGGTTTTCATGGTACACATGCATCCAAAGAGAGTCAGATCTGTAAAGATATAGAAGCTTATAACCTCGGAGCGGTGATTTTATTTGATTATAACCCGGTAGATAAAAATAAACCAAAGAATATTGCCACAAAAGAACAACTGGCCACTCTGACCAAAGAACTGCAGGCATGCAGCAGGGATGGGAAACTGCTCATCGCTGTAGACCAGGAGGGAGGAAAGGTACAGCGACTTAAAAGCAAATACGGTTTTTACGGTAGATTTCCCAAAGCTTCAGATGTGATCAAAATGGATCAAAATAAAATAAAAGAGACCTATATAAAAATGAGTGAAGAACTCAGCAGTGTAGGGATCAATTACGATCTTGCTCCTGTCGTGGATCTGGATATCAACAGGAAAAACCATGTCATTCATGGTTTAGGACGCTCCTTTGGAAAAGATCCTAAAGTAGTAGCTGCATATGCCTCTGCATTTATCAATGCGATGCACAGCAATGGTGTACTTACTTCCATCAAGCATTTTCCCGGACACGGCTCTTCGGTCGGTGACACCCACAAAGGTTTTGTGGATGTGACGAACCTTTGGCAAGAAACTGAATTGGAACCGTATAGACTTTTAAAAGAGAAGGCAGATACCGTCATGGTTGCCCATGTTTTTAACCAAAAGATAGATGAAATCTATCCCGCCAGTCTCTCTTACAAGACGATCACAAAGCTGCTGCGCTGGAAACTGGGCTATCATGGCGTGGTGATCACGGATGACCTTCAAATGGGTGCGATCAGTCAAAAGTATGGGTTGAAAAATACACTTAAACTGGCGATCAATGCAGGAGATGACATCTTGCTGATAGGAAATCAGCTTGATCCTAAAAAAACAGTCAGCACAAAAACACTGGTCGAGACGATCAAGTCACTGGTGCAAAGCGGAGAGGTGACAGAGGAGCATATAAACAAAGCATATAAGAGAATTCAGGGATTAAAGAAGAGACTTTAG
- a CDS encoding NlpC/P60 family protein — protein MKKITSLSFTFTLILLFNGCKPDPHPKNPNYAIQKPMIKCEPTKENLDKMVKELQGKPYVWAEEGPDQFDCSGFTYYLYGSMGIEIPRVAREQAKNGNEIKMDELVYGDLIFFDTEKHPKGNITHVGMYLGNGWFTHASTTEYEIVYSNLNTSPYYKKRLRICRRYLPDAKEKIAMDNTKPWKTKETLKAKVDPVTALPKVTQKHGLGNFYVQVGSFSGRPQDALLHKITRAGYHYKLIAFPLHGKEITKLLIGPYRQRADAVALLEQIRTQIQKDAFIAEIR, from the coding sequence ATGAAAAAGATCACCTCTCTCTCCTTCACTTTTACACTCATACTTCTGTTTAACGGGTGTAAACCCGATCCTCATCCTAAAAATCCCAATTATGCGATTCAAAAACCTATGATAAAGTGTGAACCCACTAAAGAGAATCTTGACAAAATGGTGAAAGAACTCCAGGGGAAGCCCTATGTGTGGGCAGAGGAAGGGCCTGATCAGTTTGACTGTTCCGGATTTACCTACTATCTCTACGGCAGTATGGGCATTGAGATACCACGTGTTGCCAGAGAGCAGGCAAAAAACGGGAATGAGATCAAAATGGATGAGCTGGTCTATGGTGACCTGATCTTCTTTGATACAGAGAAACATCCCAAAGGTAACATCACCCATGTAGGTATGTACCTGGGGAACGGCTGGTTTACCCATGCAAGCACCACCGAATACGAGATCGTCTACTCCAATCTCAATACCTCACCCTATTATAAAAAAAGACTGCGTATCTGTCGAAGATATCTGCCTGATGCAAAAGAAAAGATCGCAATGGACAACACCAAACCATGGAAAACAAAAGAGACTTTAAAGGCCAAGGTTGATCCTGTCACTGCGTTGCCTAAAGTCACGCAGAAACATGGCTTAGGTAATTTTTATGTACAGGTGGGTTCCTTCTCCGGAAGACCGCAGGATGCTTTGCTTCATAAAATTACAAGAGCAGGATACCACTATAAACTCATCGCATTTCCTCTCCATGGCAAAGAGATCACCAAACTTCTTATAGGGCCCTATAGACAAAGAGCCGATGCCGTAGCCCTTTTGGAACAGATCCGAACACAGATCCAAAAAGATGCGTTTATTGCAGAGATCCGTTAA